The following nucleotide sequence is from Agromyces sp. SYSU T00194.
GCGCCGACCGGGTTCGCCGGGTCGGTCACGTCGACGAAGCCGATGCGCTCGCCCGCGGCATCCGTGTAGATGACGGTGTTCCCATCGGGGCTGATCGCCGAGATCTCCGCGACCGTCTCATCGGCCGGGTCGACGCCCGCCGGGGCGTTGAGGTACACGGGGTAGGTCGCCGTGCGGTGGAACGCCGTGGCGGGCGTGCCGTACTTGGGCCCGTTCGGCTGCGCGAGCGCCGGGGCGGCGGCTCCGCAGGCGAGCAGGGCGGTGGTGGCGAGGGCGAGTCCGGTCAATCGGCGCGCGCGCGTCATCGCGTCTCCTTCGAAGGTGGGGTCGAGGCGTCACGCCCCGCTGACCTCCCCACCGTTCCGCCGCGGTCGCAACGCGGCGTGATGCGGCGATGACCCGGCGGTGTCCGCTCGGTGAACGGACGGTGCGGCCGCTCAGGCGGGCAGCGCGCCTTCGATCGCGGCCACGACCTCCGGGGCGTCGGGCTCCGTCGTCGGGCGGAACCGCAGCACCTGCCCGTCGGGGGTCACGAGGAACTTCTCGAAGTTCCAGATGACCTTGCCGGCCTTGCCCTTGGCGTCGGGCGTCTTCTTCAGCTCGGTGTAGAGCGGATGCTCGTTGCGGCCGTTCACCCGCACGCGATCGAAGATCGGGAAGGTGATGCCCCAGGTCGTGGAGCAGTACTCCGAGATCGCCTCGTTCGAGCCGAGCTCCTGCAGGAACTGGTTGCTCGGGAAGCCCAGCACCGTGAAGCCGCGCTCGCCGTACTCCTTCTGCAGCTGCTCGAGCTTCTCGTACTGGGGCGAGAGCCCGCAGCGCGAGGCGACGTTGACGATCAGCTTCACCTTGCCGTCGTACTCGGCGAGGCTCGTCTCGGCGCCGTCGATGGTCGTGATCGGGATGTCGTCGATGGCCATGCTCCAGCCAACCATATTTGCAGTGAGTGCATTCCGAAGTCGCAGCAATCGTTCAGACGACGGCCGACAGCACGTCGGCGTCGGCGAGCGGCGCACCGCCCATGGTCCGCCACGCGGCCTGCAGCGCGTCGAGCGCCCGCTCGGTCTCGGCCTCGCCGTAGCCGAGCGGGATGCGCAGGCTACGCTCGAAGGCCCCGTCGATGCCGAACCGCGGGCCGGCCGTGATCATGAGGTCGTGGCTGCGCGCGGCGAGCGCGAGCTGCGAGCTGACCGGGGCGCCGAGGTGCACCCACAGCGCCAGCCCGCCGTGCACGTGCGGCACGTGCCACTCGGGGAAGCGCTCGGCGATGGCGCGCTCGAGGTGCGCGCGTCGCTCGCCGAGCTGGGCGCGGCGCAGCTCGAGGATGTCGTCCATGCGCGGCAGCAGCTCGGCCACGAGCAGCTGCTCGAGGATGGGCGTGCCGAGGTCGTTCGGGGCGCGCTGCGCGAGCAGCCGTCGGATGAGCCCCCGGTCGGCGCGGATCCAGCCGAGGCGGATGCCGCCCCAGACCGTCTTGCCGACGGAGCCGATCATGACCGCAGGGCCGTGCGCCGCGAGGGGACGGGTCGCGAACGGGCGATCGATGTCGAGCTCGGCGGTGGTCTCGTCGGCGATGAGCACGGTGCCCTGGGCCGATGCCGCGTGGGCGACGAGCTCGCGGTCGCGCTCGCCGAGCGAGCGCCCCGTGGGGTTGTGGAAGTCGGGCAGGAGGTAGGCGACCGACGGGCTCGCGTGGCGGATCGCCTCGGCGATGGCCGCGCCGTCGCCGCGCTCGCCGTCGCCGCCCTCGCCGTCGCCGACCCCGGCGAGCGCACTCTCGGGCCCGGCGCCCCCGACCGGCACGGCGACGAGCCGGGCGCCGGCACCGCGCAGCGCCTCGTACGCGTGGGGGTACGTGGGCGACTCGACCAGCGCGCGGTCGCCGCGCCCGAGGAGGGTGCGCGAGAGGAGCGAGATCGCGTGCTGCGCCCCGATGGTGACCAGGATCTCGTCGGGATCGGTCGCCAGCCCCCGTGCGGTGTACCGCGCGGCGATCGCCTCGCGCAGCTCGGGCAGCCCGATCGGGTCGTAGCCGGGGTCGCCGAGGTAGGCCGGCAGTCGCTCGGCCGCCGCGCGCGCGGCCTCGCCCAGCCACGGCAGCGCGGGCAGCGCCGCCTTGGTGAAGTCGATGCAGGCGGCGCCGGTCGAGTGCAGCGGCGTGATGTTGCCGGCCGGCAGCCGGGTGATGCTGCCCGAGCCGCGCACCGACTCGAGGTGCTCCGACTCGCGCAGTCGCGCGTAGGCGGCCGCGATGGTGGTGCGACTGAGGCCGAGCCGCGCCGCGAGCTCGCGCTCGGCGGGCAGGCGGGTGCCCACGGCGATGCGCCCGTCGATCACGAGGAGGCGGATGCGGGAGGCCAGGTCCTCGTACGTCGCGCCATCGCCGCGCCAGTCGCCGAGCAGTCCGATGAGCGCGCGTGGTCCCAGGGTGGCCTCATTCATGCGGCCACTTTACCGCGATTGGCATCTTGGCAACAGTCCAATCGAGGAATTGGATGGGTGTCATGCCTCGTCGTCTGCTCCAGCTCCTCGTCGGCCTGTTCCTCTACGGGTTCGCCATCGCGCTCATCGTGCGCGCCGGCTACGGCGTCGCACCCTGGGACGTCCTGACGCAGGGGCTCAGCCGCGTCACGGGGCTCGGGTTCGGACTGGTCACCGTGCTCACGAGCGGCGTGGTGCTGCTGCTGTGGATCCCCATCCGCCAGCGCCCGGGCCTCGGCACCGTCGCGAACGCGCTCCTGGTCGGCCCGTTCGCCGACATCGGCCTCCAGCTCGTGCCCGCAGGCCTCGACCCCGGGCTGCGCGCGGTGCTCCTGCCCGCCGGCATCCTGCTCCTCGGCATCGCGACCGGCCTCTACGTGGGCGCGCGCTTCGGCCCCGGCCCGCGCGACGGACTGATGACCGGCCTGCACGCGCGCACCGGGCTGCCGCTCTGGCTGGTCCGCACGGGCATCGAGGCCACCGTGCTCGCCGTCGGGTGGCTGCTCGGCGGGCAGGTCGGCATCGGCACGGTCGCGTTCGCCCTGTTGATCGGTCCGATCTGCGGGCGCACCATCCCGTTCTTCACGGTGCCGGTCGCCGGCCGGGCGGATGCCCCGGCGGGCGACGCTCCCCCGACCGCACCGGTTCCGGCCCTGACCATCGCGACGCCGACGGCGCCCCGCACCTGAGAGGAGGAGGAGACATGATCGCATTCATGGCCGCCCTCGCGGCGATCGCCGTGGCCGGTGCCGCCTGGACCGTCGTCGACTGGCTCCGCGACGGCTACCGCCGGGTGCCGACCCTCGACACCTGACCGAGACGAGCGGATGCCTCGGGACCACGCGGGTCCCGAGGCATCCGTCGTCCTAGAGGTTGCGCTCGGCGTAGACCGCCAGCGCGTCGCGCACGAACTCCGCGCCGCGCGGTCCGCCGTAGTTGCGCGCGAACCGCGGGTCGGCGACGTACATCTCGCCGAGCCCCAGCACGTACTCCTTCACGGGTCGCCCGCGCTCGGAGCCGGGCGTGCCGGGAATCGAGCCGAGCCACGCGGCGTGCCGCGCAGCCAGGGCCTGGGCCTCGTCGCCGTCGGGTGCGAGGCCGCGTTCCGCGGCATCCGCCCAGTCACGGCCCAACGCGGCCGTCTCCGCCTTCCAGGCGTCCTGCTCGCCGGCGCTCTTGCCGCGCCACCAGGCATCCGACGTCGCGTACGCGTCGGCGCCCCAGCGCTGCTCGACCTCCTCCTGGTACTCGGTGTGGTCGAAGCCCTCGAACATCTGCTCTGCCATGAGGTGCTCACCTCCTTCCAGCGCCTCGATGGTGCGCTCGACCGAGGCGGCCTGCCTCGCGAGCCGTTCCTGTTCGCGCCGCAGCCACTCGAGGTGGCCGTGCAGCGCGTGCACCTCGCGGGGCTCGTTGCCGAGCGCCTCCGCGATCGCCGGCAGCCCGAGGCCGAGCTCGCGCAGCAGCAGGATGCGCTGCAGGCGCACGAGCGCGGCCCGGTCGTAGTGGCGGTAGCCGTTCGCGGCCACGCGGCTGGGCGGCAGCAGGCCGATCTCGTCGTAGTGGCGCAGCGTGCGGCTCGTGGTGCCGGTGAGCCGCGCGATCTCCTGGATCGACCAGTCCATCGTCGTCCCTCCTCCGGTCGCGCCGTGCGGCGGTCGGTGCCGCCCGTCGTCGGTGCGGGCGATGGCTCCACGATAGAAGTTGACGCAACGTCAAGGTCAAGCACGAATTCGCACACCGCCTTGCGTCCCGCGCAAACGCGATATATCTTGAATCTCGTCAGACGCGATATATCGCGATCAGGGCGCATCCCCACCCGGCGGATGCCACGCAGCAGGAGGACCTTCGATCATGGCGCTGGAGAAGTGGATCATCGCACCCGGGCAGACCCGGGTCATCGACATCGAGCTCGCACGATCGCTCAAGGTCGGGCTCGTCGGCGGCAGCGTCACGGTGCTCGCCCATGACGAGCCGGGCCTGCGCATCGAGGTCTCCTCCGTGCACGGGCGCGACCTGCGGGTCGAGATCGACGGCGACGCCGTCGAGGTCGACCACGCCCAGCTCCGCTGGGACAACTTCATGGACGCGTTCAAGGGCTTCCGCGGCAACATGCGCGCCGACGTCTCGATCCTCGCGCCGCGCGAGATCGCGCTGAAGCTCGGCGTCGTCTCCGCCGACGCCCTCATCACCGGGTTCCTCGGCGACGCGAAGCTCAGCACCGTGAACGGCGACCTCACGGTCGACCGGCACGTCGGCGACCTCGAGCTGAACAGCGTCACCGGCGAGATCTCGGTCGGGTCGCACGAGGGCCGCATCGCCGCGCACTCCGTCTCGGGCGACATCGCCGCCAGCGGCACGGTGACCCGCTTCGACAGCGACACCGTCTCGGGCGACGTCATCCTCGACGTCGCGGGCGTCCCCAGCCGCATCGACACGAACACCATCTCGGGCGACCTGACGGTGCGGCTCGACGCGGGCTCGAGCGCGCGGTTCCGCGTGAACACGGTCAGCGGCACCATCTTCATCGACGACACGTCCATCAAGGGCACCCTGGGCAAGGGGTTCGAGCGCGTCGTCGGCGAACTCTCCGGCTCGTGGACCGACTTCGGGGCGAACTCGGTCTCGGGCAACGTGTCGGTGATGCGGCGCCGGCCGGCCGACTCCGGGCAGGCGCACGATGCCGACGGCTCGTCGGCGCCGTCCGACGGCGGCACCGACGCCGAGACGGCGGCGACCGCATGACCCCGCCCGTCTTCTCGCACGGCAGCCTCCGCCTCTACCTGCTGAGCCTGCTCGCCGAGCAGCCCCGACACGGGTACGAGCTGATCCAGGCGCTGTCCGACCGCTTCGGCGGCACCTACAGCCCGAGCGCCGGCACGATCTACCCGCGCCTGGCCAAGCTCGAGGCGGAGGGGCTGGTGGTGAAGTCCGCCGACGGCCGCAAGACGGTCTACGAGATCACCGACGCCGGTCGCGCCGAGCTCGCCGAGCGCGAGCACGAGCTCGAGTCGATCGAGGCCGAGGTCACCGACTCGGTGCGCCGGCTCGCCGACGAGGTGCGCGTGAACGTCAACGAGGCGCTGCGCAGCATGCGCGCCGACCTCGCGAGCGCCGCCCGCGAGGCCAGGCGCGCCGCGACCGAGGCCACCTCGGTGCCGCCCGAGCCCGCGCCCGAGCCGCGGGCCGACGCCGACGGCCGGGCCGTGCACGAGGCGGACCTCGTCATCAACGCCTTCCGCCAGCGGGTGCGCACCGACCTGCGCACGCACGCACGCCGCGGGCAGGTCGCCCCCGAGGCCGTGGACCTCCTGCGGTCGCGCCTGGACGCGGTGCGCGCCGACCTGCTCGACGAGCTGCGCGGGCGCTGAGCCCCCGCCCGTTCGGGGAGCGCGTCGCCCCGCGGCGCCCGCCGCGCCGGGCGTAGGGTGGCATCGAGGCCCGCGAGGAGGTTCCCATGCCCGACACGCCCGTCCGTCCCGTGGTCGCCGGCATCGTGCCCGGCCAGCCCTCCGCCGTCGTGCGCTACGCCGCCCGGCTCGCCGCCACCTTCGGCGTGCCGCTCGAATGCGCGTACGTCGACGTCTCGAGCTACGCCATCTCCACCAACATCGACGGGTCGATCCTCGCCGTGCCGATCGATCCGGACGGGGTCACCGACGCCGCCGAGGAGACCGCCGCCGCGATCGAGCAGTACCTCGAGCGCGAGCTCGCCGGCCTCGGCGTCGACTGGCGCGTCCACCTGCTCGCGGGCAACGCCTCGCGCGAGCTGGAGCGGCTCGCCGACGAGGTGCACGCGGAGCTGATCGTGGTCGGCACGCGCGAGCGGGGCGTGCTCGCCGGCCTCGCCGAGTTCCTCAGCGGCTCGATCGCCGCACAGCTCTCCCACCGGCAGGCCCGCCCGGTGGTCGTGGTCCCGCTGCAGCCCGTCTCCGACGACGAGTCGCTGCCGTGGGACGAGCCGTGACGCATCGCCCGGTCCACCTCCGTCCCGCCGCCGTCGCGCTCGTCGCCGCCGGCGGCGCCGTCGGCACGGCCGCCCGCGAGGGCGCGACGCTCGCCTTCCCCGATGCGGGCGCCTTCCCGCTGACGCTCCTCGTCGTCAACGTGCTCGGCGCGTTCGCGCTCGGCCTGCTGCTCGAGGCGCTGCTGCGGCTGGGCCCCGACGCGGGTCGCCGCCGCGCGTTCCGGCTCGCGTTCGGCACGGGCGTGCTCGGCGGCTTCACGACCTACAGCGCGTTCGCGGTCGGCACGGTCGAGCTCCTCGGGCAGGGAGCGCCCGGGCTCGCGCTGCTGAACGCCCTCGGCACGGTCGTGCTCGGCGCCGCGGCCACGTTCGCGGGCATCGTCGCGGCGAGCGCGCTGATACGACGGCGCACGCCCGGGGCGGAGGCCGCGTGACCCCGCTGCTCTTCCTCGGCATCGCCGTCGCGGGCGGCATCGGCGCCGCCTGCCGCCTCGTGCTCGACGGCGTGCTGCGCAGCCGCATCGTGTCCGCGTTCCCGTGGGCCACGACGATCGTGAACGTCAGCGGTTCGCTCCTGCTCGGGTTCGCCGTCGGCATCGCCGACGCCGGGCTGCTCCCGGCCGGGGCGCACCTGGTGGTCGGCACGGGCTTCCTCGGCGGCTACACGACCTTCAGCACCGCCAGCGCCGAGACGGTCCGGCTGCTGCTCGAGCGGCGGATCACCGCGGGACTCGCGAGCGGATTCGGCATGCTGCTGCTCTCGGTGGCGGCGGCGGCCGTCGGGTTCTGGCTCGGGATGCTCGCCTGAACCGCTCGCGCGGTGCGGACGCGGGCACGCGGCATCCGCTCGCCGCGTCTCAGAGCATGGCCATGATCTGCCGCGCGATCATGCGCCCGGCGCGGTTCGCCCCGATCGTGGAGGCCTGCGGCCCGTAGCCCGCGAGGAACACGCGCGGGTCGGCCCACGACGCGCCCTGGCCGACGGCGACGCCGCCCGCCTTCTCGCGGAGCTTCAGCGGCGCGAGGTGCCGCAGCTCGGGCCGGAAGCCGGTCGCCCAGATGATGGTGTCGGCGAACGCGAAGTCGCCGTCGTCCCAGCGCACCCCGGCGCGCTCGATGCGATCGAACATCGGCTTCGCGACGAGCAGGCCGCGATCGATGCCGGCCACGATGCGGCGGCTCCTGGCCACGCCCGTGCCGCTCACGATCGACGGGAGGGCGCGACCCGAGCGCGCGGCCTCGTCCTGCATGGCGACGGCGGCGGATGCCCCCTCGAGGTCGAGGTCCTCGGAATCGATCCAGTCGATCGGCCGGCGCGACACCCAGGTGAGCCCGGCGGCGACGGATTCCAGTTCGAGCATGAACCCGATCGCCGACGTGCCGCCGCCGACGACCACGACGTGCTGGTCGCGGAAGTCCTCCGCCGAGCGGAAGTCGGACGTGTGCACGTGGCGTCCGGCGAAGTCGTTCATGCCGGGGTAGTAGGGCACGAACGGCGCACCCCACGTGCCGCTGGCGTTGACCAGGAACCGGGTGATCACCTCGCGCGTCGGGGCGGCGGCGGCCGCCGCCTGGTCCTCCGCCCGCCGGCTCCAGCGGCCGAACAGCCCGCGCGGCGCCGGCCGCTCCTCGTCCTGTGCGCGCAGGTCGTCGTAGCGCACCTCGAGCTCGACCCCGTGGTTCACGACGCTGCGCACGTTGACGGGGCGCCGCACGTCCAGCTCGAAGTGCCGCTCGTAGCGGCCGTAGTAGTCGGCGACGACCTCCTTCGCGGGCAGCGACCGGTCGGCGGTGTCGAAGCTCACGCCCACCTGCTCCATGCCCGGCAGGTCGTGCACCCGGTGCGCGGTGCCGAGCTTCATCGAGTCCCAGCGGTGGGCCCACGCGCCGCCCGGACCCTCGGTGCGATCGAGGATCAGGAAGTCCTCACCGGCGACGAGCTGGAACCGGCGGAGGTAGTACGCGACCGACAGACCGGCCTGGCCGGCGCCGATCACCACGACCTTCACGGCCTCCGCAGCATGCTCCACCCGACCATCTCAACATGCTCCGCTGTGCGCGCGCAGAATGGATTCCCCGCTGTGACTACATGGGCGGGGCCCACCCGCCACGGTGCTAAACTGACATCCGGGATTCTGTTCATATCAGTGAGCGCCGGGCGAGGCTCATGTTCGCACCGGCCCGACGTCGTTAGGGGGTCACGCATGGGGCGCGGCCGTCAGAAAGCCAAGCACACGAAGGTGGCTCGGGAGCTGAAGTACTTCAGCCCGGAGACCGACTACGATGCGCTCGAGCGCGAGCTCACGAGCGGGCACGACGACCACTACGCCGAAGAGGCGTCGAAGTGGTCGGAGTACGCCGACGACGACTACGCGTCGGACGAGCAGAAGCGGGCCTGAGCGCCCCCACCCCATCGACTCAGGCGGCGTAGCCGCCCACGAGACGCACGGCACCGCCGTCGACGCCCTTGGCGCCCTGCTCGAACCCGTCGAGGTCGCGCGCGGCCGTCGACACGGTGCCGGCACGCCAGGCCGGCAGGCCGAGGCGGTCGAGCTCGGCGACCACGTCGTCTGCGGCATCCGCGGCGACCACCGCGAAGAAGCCGACGCCGAGGTTCCAGGTGCCCTCCGCCGCCTCCAGCGGATCGCCGGCGAGGTCGCTCAGCACGCGGAACACCGGCTGCGGCGACCAGGTCGAGCGATCGAGCTCGACCCACGAGCCGCGTGGCAGCACGCGGGCGAGGTTCGCGGCGATGCCGCCGCCCGTGACGTGCGAGAGGGAGTGCACCGCGCCGCCGACGCGCTCGTCGGCGAGCAGCGAGACGAGCGGGCCGGTGTAGAGGCGGGTGGGCTCGAGCAGTGCCTCGCCCCAGCTGGTGCCGAGCTCCGCGGCGTGGTCGGTGTACGCGATGCCGCGGCGGTCGAGGATGTGCCGCACGAGCGAGAACCCGTTGGAGTGCACGCCGCTCGAGGCGATCGCGATCACGGCGTCGCCGTCGACGACGCGCTCGGCGCCGAGCATGCGGTCGGCCTCGACCACGCCGACCGCGGCACCGGCCACGTCGTAGTCGTCGGGCGCCATGAGTCCGGGGTGCTCGGCGGTCTCGCCGCCCACCAGCGCGGTGCCGGTCTCGGCGCACGCGTTCGCGATGCCGGTGACGATCGCGGCGATGCGCTCGGGCACGACCCGGCCGCACGCGATGTAGTCGGTCATGAACAGGGGGGTCGCGCCCACCACGACGATGTCGTCGACGACCATCGCCACGAGGTCCTGGCCGATCGTGTCGTGCCGGTCGAGCGCCTGGGCGATCGCGATCTTGGTGCCCACGCCGTCGGTCGAGGTCGCGAGCAGCGGACGCTCGTAGTCCTTGGCGAAGGAGAGGTCGAACATGCCGGCGAAGCCGCCGACGCCGCCGATCACGTTGGGGCCGTGCGTGCGCGCCACCGACTCCTTCATGAGCTCGACGGCGAGGTCGCCCGCGGCGGTGTCGACGCCCGCGGCGGCGTAGGAGGCGTTGGAGGTCACGCCTCAAGGGTACCGGCGGCCGGCCTCCCCCGTTCGAGGGTCATGCCCGCGCGCTCCGGGAGGTCCATGATGAGCACATGGCCACCTCGCCGGTGATCCGCACGCCGGATCAGCGGATCCGCGTCTTCGTGAGCTCGACGCTGCGCGAACTGCAGCCCGAGCGACGTGCGGCCCGGCGCGCCATCGAGCGCCTCCAGCTCGCGCCCGTCATGTTCGAGCTCGGCGCTCGGCCGCATCCGCCCCGCGAGCTCTACCGCTCGTACCTCGCCCAGAGCGACATCTTCGTCGGCATCTACGCCGAGAGCTACGGCTGGGTCGCACCGGGCGAGGAGGTCTCGGGCCTGGAGGACGAGTACCGGCAGGCGCCGGCCGGCATGCCCAAGCTCATCTACGTGCGCGCGGGGGCGAACCGCGAGGAGCGGCTGCAGGCGCTCATCGCGCGCATCAAGCAGGACGACAGCGCCGCGTACGTCTCGTACGAGGGCGCGGAGCAGCTCGAGGAGCAGGTCGCCCACGACCTGGCGACGCTCCTCGCCGAACGCTTCCTGCAGTCCCGACCGTCGCCCGACGACGCGATCGACGTCGTGATCCCGCCCGTGCCGGGACTCCCGACCCCCTACACGCCGACGATCGGGCGCGAGCACGAGGTCGCGGCGCTCCGCGCGATGCTGGCCGCGGAGGAGGGGCGCATCGTCAGCCTCATCGGCCCGGGCGGCGTCGGCAAGAGCCGGCTCTCGATCGAGGTGGCGCACGCCTGCGACGACCTCTTCCGCGACGGGGTGTACTTCGTGCCCCTCGAGGGCGTGCTGGAACCGGGGCTGCTCGTGCCGACGATCTCGTACGCGCTCGGCATCCGCGACAACGGCGAGGCCGCGCTCGACGAGCGGCTGGTGCGCGCGCTCGAGGGCCGCCGCGTGCTCGTCGTGCTGGACAACTTCGAGCAGATCGTCGACGCCGCGCCGCTGCTCGTGCGCCTCACCGCCGCGGCCCCGTCGGTCGCGTTCCTCGTGACCAGCCGCGTGGTGCTCCGCGTCCGCGGCGAGCGCGTGTTCGACGTACCGGCGCTCCGGGCGCCGCCCGAGGGAGTGCCGGCGTCGCTCGACCGCGCCACCCGCTCCCCCGCCGTCGCGTTGTTCATCGACCGCGCCCGCGCCGCGAGGCAGGACTTCGAGCTCACCGCGGAGAACGCCGACGACGTCGCCGAGATCTGCCGGCGCCTCGAGGGCCTGCCGCTCGCCATCGAGCTGGCCGCCGCCAAGATCCGGATGATCGGCCCGCA
It contains:
- a CDS encoding fluoride efflux transporter FluC, whose amino-acid sequence is MTHRPVHLRPAAVALVAAGGAVGTAAREGATLAFPDAGAFPLTLLVVNVLGAFALGLLLEALLRLGPDAGRRRAFRLAFGTGVLGGFTTYSAFAVGTVELLGQGAPGLALLNALGTVVLGAAATFAGIVAASALIRRRTPGAEAA
- the purM gene encoding phosphoribosylformylglycinamidine cyclo-ligase — its product is MTSNASYAAAGVDTAAGDLAVELMKESVARTHGPNVIGGVGGFAGMFDLSFAKDYERPLLATSTDGVGTKIAIAQALDRHDTIGQDLVAMVVDDIVVVGATPLFMTDYIACGRVVPERIAAIVTGIANACAETGTALVGGETAEHPGLMAPDDYDVAGAAVGVVEADRMLGAERVVDGDAVIAIASSGVHSNGFSLVRHILDRRGIAYTDHAAELGTSWGEALLEPTRLYTGPLVSLLADERVGGAVHSLSHVTGGGIAANLARVLPRGSWVELDRSTWSPQPVFRVLSDLAGDPLEAAEGTWNLGVGFFAVVAADAADDVVAELDRLGLPAWRAGTVSTAARDLDGFEQGAKGVDGGAVRLVGGYAA
- a CDS encoding YczE/YyaS/YitT family protein; protein product: MPRRLLQLLVGLFLYGFAIALIVRAGYGVAPWDVLTQGLSRVTGLGFGLVTVLTSGVVLLLWIPIRQRPGLGTVANALLVGPFADIGLQLVPAGLDPGLRAVLLPAGILLLGIATGLYVGARFGPGPRDGLMTGLHARTGLPLWLVRTGIEATVLAVGWLLGGQVGIGTVAFALLIGPICGRTIPFFTVPVAGRADAPAGDAPPTAPVPALTIATPTAPRT
- a CDS encoding MerR family transcriptional regulator — translated: MDWSIQEIARLTGTTSRTLRHYDEIGLLPPSRVAANGYRHYDRAALVRLQRILLLRELGLGLPAIAEALGNEPREVHALHGHLEWLRREQERLARQAASVERTIEALEGGEHLMAEQMFEGFDHTEYQEEVEQRWGADAYATSDAWWRGKSAGEQDAWKAETAALGRDWADAAERGLAPDGDEAQALAARHAAWLGSIPGTPGSERGRPVKEYVLGLGEMYVADPRFARNYGGPRGAEFVRDALAVYAERNL
- a CDS encoding fluoride efflux transporter FluC; translated protein: MTPLLFLGIAVAGGIGAACRLVLDGVLRSRIVSAFPWATTIVNVSGSLLLGFAVGIADAGLLPAGAHLVVGTGFLGGYTTFSTASAETVRLLLERRITAGLASGFGMLLLSVAAAAVGFWLGMLA
- a CDS encoding NAD(P)-binding domain-containing protein translates to MEHAAEAVKVVVIGAGQAGLSVAYYLRRFQLVAGEDFLILDRTEGPGGAWAHRWDSMKLGTAHRVHDLPGMEQVGVSFDTADRSLPAKEVVADYYGRYERHFELDVRRPVNVRSVVNHGVELEVRYDDLRAQDEERPAPRGLFGRWSRRAEDQAAAAAAPTREVITRFLVNASGTWGAPFVPYYPGMNDFAGRHVHTSDFRSAEDFRDQHVVVVGGGTSAIGFMLELESVAAGLTWVSRRPIDWIDSEDLDLEGASAAVAMQDEAARSGRALPSIVSGTGVARSRRIVAGIDRGLLVAKPMFDRIERAGVRWDDGDFAFADTIIWATGFRPELRHLAPLKLREKAGGVAVGQGASWADPRVFLAGYGPQASTIGANRAGRMIARQIMAML
- a CDS encoding universal stress protein — translated: MPDTPVRPVVAGIVPGQPSAVVRYAARLAATFGVPLECAYVDVSSYAISTNIDGSILAVPIDPDGVTDAAEETAAAIEQYLERELAGLGVDWRVHLLAGNASRELERLADEVHAELIVVGTRERGVLAGLAEFLSGSIAAQLSHRQARPVVVVPLQPVSDDESLPWDEP
- a CDS encoding DUF3073 domain-containing protein; this encodes MGRGRQKAKHTKVARELKYFSPETDYDALERELTSGHDDHYAEEASKWSEYADDDYASDEQKRA
- a CDS encoding glutathione peroxidase, yielding MAIDDIPITTIDGAETSLAEYDGKVKLIVNVASRCGLSPQYEKLEQLQKEYGERGFTVLGFPSNQFLQELGSNEAISEYCSTTWGITFPIFDRVRVNGRNEHPLYTELKKTPDAKGKAGKVIWNFEKFLVTPDGQVLRFRPTTEPDAPEVVAAIEGALPA
- a CDS encoding PadR family transcriptional regulator — protein: MTPPVFSHGSLRLYLLSLLAEQPRHGYELIQALSDRFGGTYSPSAGTIYPRLAKLEAEGLVVKSADGRKTVYEITDAGRAELAEREHELESIEAEVTDSVRRLADEVRVNVNEALRSMRADLASAAREARRAATEATSVPPEPAPEPRADADGRAVHEADLVINAFRQRVRTDLRTHARRGQVAPEAVDLLRSRLDAVRADLLDELRGR
- a CDS encoding DUF4097 family beta strand repeat-containing protein, producing the protein MALEKWIIAPGQTRVIDIELARSLKVGLVGGSVTVLAHDEPGLRIEVSSVHGRDLRVEIDGDAVEVDHAQLRWDNFMDAFKGFRGNMRADVSILAPREIALKLGVVSADALITGFLGDAKLSTVNGDLTVDRHVGDLELNSVTGEISVGSHEGRIAAHSVSGDIAASGTVTRFDSDTVSGDVILDVAGVPSRIDTNTISGDLTVRLDAGSSARFRVNTVSGTIFIDDTSIKGTLGKGFERVVGELSGSWTDFGANSVSGNVSVMRRRPADSGQAHDADGSSAPSDGGTDAETAATA
- a CDS encoding PLP-dependent aminotransferase family protein; its protein translation is MNEATLGPRALIGLLGDWRGDGATYEDLASRIRLLVIDGRIAVGTRLPAERELAARLGLSRTTIAAAYARLRESEHLESVRGSGSITRLPAGNITPLHSTGAACIDFTKAALPALPWLGEAARAAAERLPAYLGDPGYDPIGLPELREAIAARYTARGLATDPDEILVTIGAQHAISLLSRTLLGRGDRALVESPTYPHAYEALRGAGARLVAVPVGGAGPESALAGVGDGEGGDGERGDGAAIAEAIRHASPSVAYLLPDFHNPTGRSLGERDRELVAHAASAQGTVLIADETTAELDIDRPFATRPLAAHGPAVMIGSVGKTVWGGIRLGWIRADRGLIRRLLAQRAPNDLGTPILEQLLVAELLPRMDDILELRRAQLGERRAHLERAIAERFPEWHVPHVHGGLALWVHLGAPVSSQLALAARSHDLMITAGPRFGIDGAFERSLRIPLGYGEAETERALDALQAAWRTMGGAPLADADVLSAVV